A single region of the Streptomyces sp. NBC_00425 genome encodes:
- a CDS encoding sugar ABC transporter substrate-binding protein: MRRIAIAVVASAMSLSLAGCGMLGASEKTGSATPTRSNAITVGVLMPEETNTRYAEFDYPIIKKKVAALTENQGRTDYANAASDEKTQDRQMQKMIDDKVDIILLDAVDAKAIAPMVKKAKEANIPVIAYDRLAQGPIDAYVSFDNELVGEVQGRSLVEAIPNVDVSDKIVMVNGSPADPNAGQFKAGALSEISGRVTIAKSYDTDKWSPEVAQASMTKAIAAIGKSNIAGVYSANDAMAGGIIKALEAAGVKDTDLPPITGQDAELPAVQRIITGEQFMSVYKPYPAMAEAAAEAAVAKVQGRDLQFEALTRDTVDSPTNKAIPAKLVTVVALTKKNIQQTVIADGIYKASDICTAKYRSACEALNLI, from the coding sequence ATGCGTCGTATCGCCATAGCCGTCGTCGCCTCCGCGATGTCCCTCTCACTTGCCGGGTGCGGGATGCTGGGGGCCTCGGAGAAGACCGGCAGTGCGACACCGACCCGGAGCAACGCGATCACGGTGGGCGTGCTGATGCCGGAGGAGACGAACACCCGGTACGCGGAGTTCGACTACCCGATCATCAAGAAGAAGGTCGCGGCTCTCACGGAGAACCAGGGCAGGACCGACTACGCGAACGCCGCCTCGGACGAGAAGACCCAGGACCGGCAGATGCAGAAGATGATTGACGACAAGGTCGACATCATTCTGCTGGACGCCGTCGACGCGAAGGCGATCGCGCCCATGGTGAAGAAGGCCAAGGAGGCGAACATCCCGGTCATCGCCTACGACCGCCTCGCCCAGGGCCCGATCGACGCGTACGTCTCCTTCGACAACGAGCTCGTCGGCGAGGTGCAGGGACGCAGCCTCGTCGAGGCCATCCCGAACGTCGACGTCTCCGACAAGATCGTCATGGTGAACGGCTCGCCCGCGGACCCGAACGCCGGCCAGTTCAAGGCGGGCGCGCTCAGCGAGATCAGCGGACGGGTCACGATCGCAAAGTCGTACGACACCGACAAGTGGAGCCCCGAGGTCGCCCAGGCCAGCATGACGAAGGCGATCGCGGCGATCGGCAAGTCCAACATCGCCGGCGTCTACTCCGCCAACGACGCCATGGCCGGCGGCATCATCAAGGCCCTGGAGGCGGCGGGCGTCAAGGACACCGACCTGCCCCCGATCACCGGTCAGGACGCCGAACTGCCCGCCGTGCAGCGGATCATCACCGGCGAGCAGTTCATGAGCGTCTACAAGCCCTACCCGGCGATGGCCGAGGCCGCCGCCGAGGCCGCCGTCGCCAAGGTCCAGGGACGTGACCTCCAGTTCGAGGCCCTCACCCGCGACACGGTCGACAGCCCGACCAACAAGGCCATTCCGGCCAAGCTGGTCACGGTGGTCGCGCTGACGAAGAAGAACATCCAGCAGACCGTCATCGCGGACGGCATCTACAAGGCATCCGACATCTGCACCGCCAAGTACAGGTCCGCCTGCGAGGCCCTCAACCTGATCTGA
- a CDS encoding DUF6406 domain-containing protein, with the protein MSEVRLVHGIPAFEDGIQFGVIHVDARPGVPLTVRLGVAADDERRYTLEVGDSFAVRAENWKVDRVENPGSDDWCVVLKKTD; encoded by the coding sequence ATGTCCGAAGTCAGGCTCGTCCACGGAATTCCCGCGTTCGAGGACGGGATTCAATTCGGGGTCATTCATGTGGACGCCCGTCCCGGGGTGCCGCTGACGGTGCGGTTGGGAGTGGCTGCGGACGACGAGCGCAGGTACACCCTCGAAGTGGGTGACTCCTTCGCCGTCCGGGCCGAGAACTGGAAGGTCGACCGGGTGGAGAACCCCGGCAGCGACGACTGGTGCGTCGTCCTGAAGAAGACCGACTAG